A part of Synechococcus sp. KORDI-49 genomic DNA contains:
- a CDS encoding metal ABC transporter ATP-binding protein: MTTDNRLQASDICFSYGGRQVINHVDLDLCPGTLTALVGPNGAGKSTLLHLLQGRLVASGGHVVCGCSVALMPQRAAIDWTFPITVSDMVNLGRNGARRRTGGPSCHDLLERVGMAEMASRRLSQLSGGQQQRVLLARALMQNSGVLLLDEPCSAIDPPTREHLLGVMRQQAESGQTLLVSSHDWGSALDSYDRVVVLDGSVLASGSPADVRAKLSDLTCMMGSHCCE; encoded by the coding sequence TTGACCACTGACAACCGCCTCCAGGCCAGCGACATCTGCTTCAGCTACGGCGGGCGTCAGGTGATCAACCATGTCGATCTGGACCTCTGCCCAGGCACACTCACGGCTCTGGTCGGGCCGAACGGGGCTGGAAAGTCCACCCTGCTCCACCTGCTCCAGGGACGTCTTGTGGCCAGCGGTGGACACGTGGTCTGCGGATGCAGCGTTGCCCTGATGCCTCAGCGGGCCGCGATCGACTGGACCTTCCCGATCACGGTCAGCGACATGGTGAACCTGGGTCGCAATGGAGCACGTCGTCGAACTGGCGGACCGAGCTGCCACGACCTGCTCGAACGGGTCGGCATGGCAGAGATGGCGTCCCGGCGTCTGAGCCAGTTGTCCGGTGGTCAGCAGCAACGGGTGTTGCTCGCCCGGGCTCTGATGCAGAACTCGGGGGTGTTGCTGCTGGATGAGCCCTGCAGCGCCATCGATCCCCCCACCCGTGAACATCTCCTCGGCGTGATGCGTCAACAGGCCGAATCCGGTCAGACTCTGCTGGTGAGCAGCCATGACTGGGGCAGCGCTCTCGACAGTTACGACCGCGTGGTCGTGCTCGATGGATCGGTGCTCGCCAGCGGCAGCCCGGCAGATGTGCGCGCCAAGCTCTCCGACCTGACTTGCATGATGGGAAGCCACTGCTGTGAATGA
- a CDS encoding ribose-phosphate pyrophosphokinase — translation MTSFLTAARAEQERLQQESRRLRLFSGTSNPGLAREIAAYLGVPDGPRVCKRFADGELYVQIQESIRGCDVFLIQPTCAPVNDHLMELLIMVDACRRASARQITAVVPYYGYARADRKTAGRESITAKLTANLLVKSGVNRVLAMDLHSAQIQGYFDIPCDHIYGSPVLVDYLSTQNLGDIVVVSPDVGGVARARAFAKQMNDAPLAIIDKRRTGHNMAESLTVIGDVSGRTAVLIDDMIDTGGTICAGARLLRQQGAKRVIACATHAVFSPPASERLSAEGLFEQVVVTNSIPIEPDRTFPQLHVLSVANMLGEAIWRIHEESSVSSMFR, via the coding sequence GTGACAAGCTTCCTGACAGCAGCCCGCGCCGAGCAGGAAAGACTGCAGCAGGAGAGCCGGCGTCTCCGCCTGTTCAGCGGTACCTCCAACCCTGGACTGGCCAGGGAAATCGCGGCTTATCTGGGTGTGCCGGATGGCCCGAGGGTCTGCAAACGCTTCGCCGACGGTGAGCTCTACGTGCAGATCCAGGAGTCGATCCGTGGCTGCGATGTGTTTCTGATCCAGCCCACCTGCGCTCCGGTCAACGACCACCTGATGGAGCTGCTGATCATGGTGGATGCCTGCCGACGGGCATCTGCCCGACAGATCACCGCCGTTGTGCCTTACTACGGCTACGCCAGAGCCGACCGCAAGACCGCCGGTCGTGAGTCGATCACCGCGAAGCTCACCGCCAACCTGCTGGTCAAATCCGGTGTCAACCGGGTCCTCGCGATGGACCTTCACTCGGCGCAGATTCAGGGATATTTCGACATTCCCTGCGATCACATCTACGGCTCCCCGGTGCTGGTGGATTACCTCTCCACCCAGAACCTCGGCGACATCGTCGTCGTCTCACCGGACGTCGGCGGCGTGGCCAGGGCCCGCGCCTTCGCCAAACAGATGAACGATGCTCCCCTGGCGATCATCGACAAACGGCGCACCGGACACAACATGGCGGAAAGCCTCACGGTGATCGGAGACGTCTCAGGACGGACCGCTGTGCTGATCGACGACATGATCGACACCGGCGGCACGATCTGCGCCGGCGCCCGACTGCTGCGTCAGCAGGGGGCCAAGCGGGTCATCGCCTGCGCCACCCATGCGGTGTTCTCTCCTCCGGCGAGCGAGCGTCTGTCTGCCGAGGGATTGTTCGAACAGGTTGTCGTCACCAACAGCATTCCGATCGAGCCGGATCGAACCTTCCCCCAGCTTCATGTGCTGTCCGTTGCCAACATGCTGGGCGAGGCGATCTGGCGGATTCACGAAGAAAGCTCCGTCAGTTCCATGTTCCGCTGA
- a CDS encoding NAD(P)-dependent oxidoreductase, which produces MSLRHDFRNRPPEQVRVVVFGATGYIGRFVVRELVRRGYDVVAFARERSGIGGRQTRDQVIADCPGAEVRFGDVLDPASLKTQAFDQPADVVVSCLASRSGGRQDSWAIDHQATLNTYREGRRAGVAHYVLLSAICVQKPLLEFQKAKLAFEAVLRADEEMTHSIVRPTAFFKSLGGQVESCRRGGPYVMFGGGELASCKPISEADLARFMADCVHDQDRINQVLPIGGPGPALSAREQGEMLFRALGRTPRMLSLPIALMDAPIAVLQGLARLVPSLQDTAEFGRIGRYYASESMLVWDEETQRYDAEATPSYGEDTLEQFFERVVREGMAGQDLGDAALF; this is translated from the coding sequence ATGTCTCTGCGCCACGACTTCCGAAACCGCCCTCCGGAGCAGGTTCGGGTGGTGGTGTTCGGAGCCACCGGATACATCGGTCGTTTCGTGGTTCGGGAGCTGGTCCGACGGGGCTATGACGTCGTGGCGTTCGCGCGCGAACGCAGCGGCATCGGAGGCCGCCAGACGCGCGATCAGGTGATCGCTGACTGTCCTGGAGCCGAAGTGCGCTTCGGCGATGTGCTCGATCCCGCCTCGCTGAAGACCCAGGCTTTTGATCAGCCCGCCGATGTGGTGGTGTCCTGCCTCGCCTCCCGCAGCGGTGGCCGCCAGGATTCCTGGGCCATCGACCATCAGGCGACCCTGAACACCTACCGGGAAGGTCGCCGCGCCGGAGTCGCTCACTACGTGCTGCTGTCGGCGATCTGCGTGCAGAAACCTCTGCTGGAGTTTCAGAAAGCGAAGCTCGCCTTCGAAGCCGTGCTCCGCGCCGACGAGGAGATGACCCATTCCATCGTGCGTCCCACCGCCTTCTTCAAGAGCCTTGGGGGGCAGGTCGAGAGCTGCCGCCGCGGCGGGCCGTACGTGATGTTCGGCGGCGGGGAGCTGGCCAGCTGCAAGCCGATCAGCGAAGCCGACCTGGCCCGCTTCATGGCCGACTGCGTTCACGATCAGGACCGCATCAACCAGGTGCTGCCCATCGGAGGCCCCGGACCGGCTCTCAGTGCACGGGAGCAGGGCGAGATGCTCTTCCGGGCCCTCGGCCGCACACCCCGGATGCTGTCCTTGCCGATCGCCCTGATGGACGCGCCGATCGCCGTTCTCCAGGGTCTCGCCAGGCTGGTTCCAAGCCTGCAGGACACCGCAGAATTCGGCAGGATCGGGCGCTACTACGCCAGTGAATCGATGCTCGTGTGGGACGAGGAAACCCAGCGATACGACGCGGAGGCCACTCCGTCCTACGGAGAGGACACTCTCGAGCAGTTCTTCGAGCGGGTGGTGCGCGAGGGAATGGCGGGTCAGGACCTCGGGGATGCGGCGCTGTTCTGA
- the malQ gene encoding 4-alpha-glucanotransferase yields the protein MNQATPSRARTTGVLLHPTALPGSPVCGSFGEPSRRWVGQLADNGIGVWQMLPLAPPDPTGSPYSSPSCFALNAWFLDAADLCREGFITQDAEASLPGADSPCDGVGPLDFQLADRRSDALGDALLQHWSLQDTERQRQFSAWCGDQSWLEDHVLFTVLHQQQQGPWWSWPDALARHDARALRTWAADHGDELLKERLMQWHLDRQWQEIRDLSRQRGVLLFGDIPFYVSSDSADVWSHRPLFTVKENGELTTQSGVPPDYFSETGQLWGSPVYRWNRHRLSRFRWWRRRIARQRQLADLLRLDHFRALAAYWAVPGQDTTAQNGCWQPSPGRALLGRLQADGGGALPLIAEDLGVITPDVEALRDGFQLPGMKVLQFAFDGETHNPYLPENIEGNRWVVYTGTHDNPTTLGWWQRLDEDSRNRVARRVNGELQAPAWHLFDMAFSTTAALVMAPLQDLLHLDDRARFNTPGTCEGNWSWRLASFDAALDGALRGYGERGAVWGRSLAGASGLLESTR from the coding sequence ATGAATCAGGCCACCCCGTCGCGGGCGCGTACCACCGGAGTGCTGCTGCATCCCACAGCCCTGCCTGGAAGTCCTGTCTGCGGAAGCTTCGGAGAGCCGTCCCGTCGCTGGGTGGGGCAGCTCGCCGACAACGGCATCGGTGTCTGGCAGATGCTGCCTCTTGCGCCTCCGGATCCGACCGGATCCCCCTACAGCTCCCCCTCCTGCTTCGCCCTCAACGCCTGGTTCCTGGATGCGGCGGATCTCTGCCGTGAGGGCTTCATCACCCAGGACGCCGAAGCGTCCCTGCCAGGCGCAGACAGTCCGTGTGACGGGGTGGGCCCACTGGATTTCCAGCTGGCGGACCGGCGCAGTGACGCCCTTGGCGACGCCCTGTTGCAGCACTGGTCGCTGCAGGACACCGAGCGACAGCGCCAGTTCTCCGCATGGTGCGGTGACCAGAGCTGGCTCGAGGACCATGTCCTGTTCACCGTGCTCCACCAGCAGCAGCAGGGCCCCTGGTGGTCCTGGCCGGATGCGCTGGCCCGTCATGACGCGAGGGCGCTGCGCACCTGGGCGGCAGACCATGGGGATGAGCTGCTCAAGGAACGGCTGATGCAATGGCATCTCGACCGTCAGTGGCAGGAGATCCGTGACTTGTCCAGACAGCGGGGGGTGCTGCTGTTCGGCGATATCCCCTTCTATGTCAGCTCAGACAGCGCCGATGTCTGGAGCCATCGCCCGCTCTTCACCGTGAAGGAGAACGGCGAACTGACCACCCAGAGCGGAGTGCCTCCCGACTACTTCTCGGAGACCGGCCAGCTGTGGGGATCTCCCGTGTATCGCTGGAACCGTCATCGCCTGAGCCGCTTCCGCTGGTGGCGTCGGCGCATCGCCCGCCAGCGTCAGCTCGCCGACCTGCTGCGGCTCGATCACTTCCGGGCACTGGCGGCCTACTGGGCGGTGCCGGGACAGGACACCACCGCACAGAACGGCTGCTGGCAACCGTCCCCTGGTCGGGCACTGCTGGGACGGCTGCAGGCGGACGGCGGGGGCGCCCTGCCCCTGATCGCCGAGGATCTGGGGGTGATCACCCCGGATGTGGAGGCCCTGCGGGACGGCTTTCAGCTGCCGGGAATGAAGGTGCTGCAGTTCGCCTTCGACGGTGAAACGCACAATCCCTATCTGCCCGAAAACATCGAGGGGAACCGCTGGGTCGTGTACACCGGAACTCACGACAACCCCACCACCCTGGGATGGTGGCAGCGGCTTGATGAGGACAGCCGCAACCGTGTGGCCCGCAGGGTGAACGGCGAGTTGCAGGCACCGGCCTGGCATCTCTTCGACATGGCCTTCTCCACCACGGCGGCTCTGGTGATGGCGCCACTTCAGGATCTGCTGCACCTGGATGACAGGGCTCGCTTCAACACTCCAGGCACCTGCGAGGGCAATTGGAGCTGGCGTCTTGCCAGCTTCGATGCCGCCCTCGACGGCGCCCTGAGGGGTTACGGCGAGCGCGGAGCTGTCTGGGGCCGCTCCCTCGCCGGCGCTTCCGGCTTGCTCGAATCCACCCGGTAG
- a CDS encoding LCP family protein translates to MEPSAQDTPTNWLGRRPLRAILRILVTLAGVGATGWALSTVWPEQDRVARGAPPSVDNPASLAPYPLEPVTVLLVGVDSDTLSAASNQAAPQGPANADALLLLRISSAEPLQLLQVPVELAVQLPGSQQPMALGGVWQQGGVALTVDALQEIIGLPEGVPQRYVVMPRNALRTVVEALGEVEVTLNQTYQRTDKAQGYTVNLQAGRQSLNGAQAEQLVRYRKDSQDHPNRRIRQQILLRAMISQVQSASGIGIIRGLLEDIAGQMDTNLSEAEMLGLAAALIASPSPATITQLPLATRAGKQTLRQLKPGLSQPLWPSS, encoded by the coding sequence ATGGAGCCGTCCGCGCAGGACACCCCGACGAACTGGCTGGGCCGCCGTCCGCTACGAGCGATCCTTCGCATCCTGGTCACCCTGGCGGGCGTCGGGGCCACCGGCTGGGCCCTGAGCACCGTCTGGCCGGAACAGGATCGGGTGGCCAGGGGGGCTCCCCCATCCGTCGACAATCCGGCCAGCCTGGCCCCTTATCCCCTTGAGCCCGTCACCGTGCTGCTGGTGGGCGTTGACTCGGACACTCTGAGCGCTGCCAGCAACCAGGCGGCTCCGCAGGGGCCTGCCAATGCCGATGCCCTGCTTCTGCTGAGGATCTCCTCCGCTGAGCCGCTGCAGCTCCTGCAGGTCCCCGTTGAGCTGGCGGTGCAGCTCCCCGGCAGCCAACAGCCGATGGCTCTCGGCGGTGTGTGGCAACAGGGCGGCGTCGCGCTCACCGTGGATGCTCTGCAGGAGATCATCGGCCTGCCTGAGGGCGTGCCGCAGCGCTACGTCGTGATGCCGAGAAACGCGCTGCGCACCGTGGTTGAGGCCCTCGGGGAGGTGGAGGTGACCCTCAATCAGACGTACCAACGCACGGACAAGGCTCAGGGCTACACCGTGAATCTGCAGGCGGGCCGGCAGAGCCTCAATGGAGCACAGGCGGAGCAGCTGGTGCGCTACCGCAAGGACAGTCAGGACCATCCCAACCGCCGCATCCGTCAGCAGATCCTGCTGCGGGCCATGATCTCCCAGGTGCAGTCCGCCAGTGGCATCGGCATCATCCGAGGCCTGCTCGAGGACATCGCCGGCCAGATGGACACGAACCTCAGCGAGGCGGAGATGCTCGGTCTGGCGGCTGCCCTGATCGCCAGTCCCTCGCCGGCGACGATCACTCAGCTGCCCCTGGCGACGCGTGCTGGCAAGCAGACCCTGCGTCAGCTCAAGCCAGGACTGTCTCAACCGCTCTGGCCATCCTCCTGA
- a CDS encoding RodZ family helix-turn-helix domain-containing protein: MPRPWWRRSRRSGAAEGESITGSPESLQEIGALVRRRREDLGLSLRDLAIETRITTSVIEALERGWRDRLPERTYLASMLPQLEERLELPTGSLDPALPPRAPALRLDASGRGLRRFTPGTIDVLTTWQGSVVYALAIGLSLMALNRQQQDLALRNSQTLEPVQADLRGLNRLETASSPKDPVVRALRPLEQATQRRPEEWLNAGGGLRPSGIGVLQLRLKQNRRLRLFSGGGDRLQMDVKAGAMTLQLQAPLELVITPPPSDDDRVLWDGKPLLSVPNRQGVYRVDSSKPEAPARERPQTAPRSP, translated from the coding sequence TTGCCCCGTCCCTGGTGGCGTCGGTCCAGGCGATCGGGCGCCGCGGAGGGAGAGTCGATCACCGGATCACCGGAGAGCCTGCAGGAGATCGGGGCGTTGGTGCGTCGCCGCCGTGAGGATCTCGGACTCAGCCTGCGCGACCTCGCGATCGAGACCCGGATCACCACGTCGGTGATCGAGGCCCTGGAGCGTGGCTGGAGGGATCGCTTGCCGGAACGCACCTATCTCGCCTCGATGCTGCCGCAGCTGGAAGAGCGCCTGGAGCTGCCGACCGGGAGCCTTGATCCAGCACTGCCTCCACGGGCGCCAGCCCTGCGGTTGGATGCGAGCGGCCGCGGGCTGCGGCGGTTCACTCCAGGCACGATCGACGTCCTCACCACCTGGCAGGGATCGGTTGTCTATGCCCTGGCCATCGGTCTGAGTCTGATGGCCCTCAACCGACAGCAGCAGGATCTTGCCCTGCGCAACAGTCAGACGCTGGAACCGGTGCAGGCCGACCTGCGTGGCCTCAACCGCCTGGAGACCGCGTCGTCCCCCAAGGATCCAGTCGTGCGGGCGCTGCGGCCGCTCGAGCAGGCAACTCAGCGTCGGCCCGAAGAGTGGTTGAACGCCGGCGGCGGCCTTCGCCCCTCCGGCATCGGTGTGCTGCAGCTGCGCCTGAAGCAAAACCGCCGGCTGCGACTGTTCAGCGGAGGCGGGGACCGGTTGCAGATGGACGTGAAAGCAGGAGCGATGACCCTGCAGCTGCAGGCTCCCCTCGAGCTGGTGATCACTCCACCTCCGAGCGATGACGACCGTGTGCTCTGGGATGGCAAGCCCTTGCTGTCTGTGCCGAACAGGCAGGGGGTCTACCGGGTGGATTCGAGCAAGCCGGAAGCGCCGGCGAGGGAGCGGCCCCAGACAGCTCCGCGCTCGCCGTAA
- a CDS encoding metal ABC transporter solute-binding protein, Zn/Mn family translates to MSARFWSRTVLAGGVLAVFASCLPARAAQLTVVAVDGTLCDITRTLASSAAAVTCLIPPGGDPHGYRLKPSDRQALAKADLVLHNGFGLTPSASKITTSGKVVAVGNVALPRYKGNDPHIWHDPANSAAMVTVVANSMAPLLPQAERAALGARAAKAKAVFVALGGWAGAQFSGLPAAKRVLVTDHQTYSHLASRYGLKEISMLDSYTTGGVLRPSSFQTITVAVKASGAEVIFTPSLPANKTLRRISRSTGLPIAKTPLYGEGVASGQTAVSTATLNICTIVNGQGGRCDRGAAEKLAQRWSAIP, encoded by the coding sequence TTGTCTGCTCGGTTCTGGTCGCGAACAGTCCTTGCCGGCGGAGTCCTGGCGGTCTTCGCGTCATGTCTCCCGGCGCGGGCCGCACAGCTCACGGTTGTGGCCGTGGATGGCACGCTCTGTGACATCACCCGCACCCTGGCGTCATCGGCGGCCGCTGTCACCTGTCTGATCCCGCCGGGTGGCGACCCGCATGGATATCGGTTGAAGCCCAGCGACCGACAGGCGCTCGCCAAGGCTGATCTCGTTCTCCACAACGGATTCGGCCTGACTCCCTCCGCCTCAAAAATCACCACCTCCGGGAAGGTGGTGGCGGTCGGAAACGTCGCTCTTCCGAGGTACAAGGGCAACGACCCGCACATCTGGCACGACCCTGCCAATTCCGCAGCGATGGTCACCGTTGTGGCGAACAGCATGGCCCCATTGCTGCCACAGGCAGAGCGTGCAGCGCTGGGTGCCCGTGCGGCGAAAGCCAAGGCTGTGTTCGTTGCCCTCGGCGGCTGGGCAGGTGCTCAGTTCTCCGGATTGCCGGCGGCCAAGCGTGTTCTTGTGACCGATCACCAGACCTACAGCCATCTGGCCAGTCGATACGGTCTCAAGGAGATTTCGATGCTGGACAGCTACACCACCGGAGGTGTTCTGCGACCGTCCAGTTTTCAGACGATCACGGTCGCGGTGAAGGCATCCGGTGCCGAGGTGATCTTCACGCCGTCTCTTCCTGCCAACAAAACACTGCGTCGCATCAGCCGCAGCACCGGATTGCCGATCGCCAAGACACCTCTCTATGGAGAGGGCGTGGCCTCGGGGCAAACCGCTGTCTCAACAGCGACGTTGAACATCTGCACGATCGTGAACGGCCAGGGCGGTCGCTGTGATCGGGGCGCTGCCGAGAAACTCGCTCAGCGCTGGTCCGCCATTCCCTAG
- a CDS encoding metal ABC transporter permease produces MNELDLWWLTPLLLALLIGLICPATGSLLITQRRILLANLMAHSMLPGLVLALAFNLDPTIGGLISGLIGALLAERLSQRFKGREEGAMNTVLAGFTALGVLLVPLLQARVDLETVLFGDLLAAGSNDLIRTAIAALALLMLLFVHYRDLVFLGVDPEGAVAARRPVTQIRFLAIVITALVVISAITAVGIVLVIGLLCAPVLVHVERSRSLSDLMLRSAGTGLLLCGGGMMLAVAGDLPPGPLIGVLCVTLLLIRR; encoded by the coding sequence GTGAATGAGCTCGACCTCTGGTGGCTGACGCCACTGCTGCTCGCCCTGCTGATCGGGCTGATCTGCCCGGCCACCGGATCACTGCTGATCACTCAGAGACGCATCCTGCTGGCCAATCTGATGGCCCATTCGATGCTGCCGGGGCTCGTGCTGGCCTTGGCCTTCAACCTGGATCCCACCATCGGTGGCCTGATCAGCGGTCTGATCGGAGCCTTGCTGGCCGAACGTCTCAGTCAGCGCTTCAAGGGACGGGAGGAGGGAGCGATGAACACCGTTCTGGCGGGATTCACGGCCCTCGGCGTGCTGCTGGTGCCCCTGCTGCAGGCACGCGTCGATCTGGAAACCGTGCTGTTCGGTGATCTTCTGGCCGCAGGCAGCAACGACCTGATCCGCACCGCCATCGCCGCTCTGGCACTGCTGATGCTGCTGTTCGTCCACTACCGGGATCTTGTTTTTCTCGGGGTGGATCCCGAGGGAGCGGTCGCGGCCCGAAGGCCGGTCACTCAAATTCGTTTTCTCGCCATCGTGATCACCGCACTGGTGGTGATCAGTGCCATCACCGCCGTCGGCATCGTGCTGGTGATCGGCCTGCTCTGCGCTCCAGTGCTTGTGCATGTGGAGCGCAGCCGCAGCCTGAGCGATCTGATGCTGCGCTCCGCCGGCACCGGCCTGCTTCTCTGTGGGGGCGGAATGATGCTTGCGGTTGCTGGTGATTTACCGCCAGGCCCTCTGATCGGCGTGCTGTGCGTGACGCTGCTGTTGATCAGGCGGTGA
- a CDS encoding pseudouridine synthase, producing the protein MTRQRLQKLIAAAGLCSRRRAEDWLLQGRVTVDDRVAALGDQADPAQQMIRVDGRPLAARQEARVLLLNKPIGVICSCRDPQGRRTVLDLLPPGMRRGLHPVGRLDADSRGALLLTDQGELTLKLTHPRYDHRKTYRVWVQGQPDAGALDRWRQGLILDGRITRPAHVRSLRCRAGNALLEVELQEGRNRQIRRIADDLGHPVLDLQRVAIAGLALGDLKEGGWRLLQRGEWTPLLDGDAPPRSGPCA; encoded by the coding sequence GTGACCCGGCAGCGTCTGCAGAAGCTGATCGCGGCTGCCGGCCTCTGCTCCCGTCGTCGGGCCGAGGACTGGCTGCTGCAGGGACGCGTCACCGTTGATGACCGGGTGGCTGCACTGGGCGATCAAGCGGATCCGGCTCAGCAGATGATCCGGGTCGACGGTCGTCCTCTGGCCGCAAGGCAGGAGGCACGCGTGCTGCTGCTGAACAAGCCGATCGGTGTGATCTGCAGCTGCCGCGACCCCCAGGGGCGCCGCACCGTTCTTGATCTGCTGCCACCTGGGATGCGGCGTGGACTGCACCCCGTGGGCCGCCTGGATGCCGACAGCCGCGGGGCACTGCTGCTGACCGACCAGGGAGAGCTGACCTTGAAACTCACCCATCCCCGTTACGACCACCGCAAGACCTATCGCGTCTGGGTGCAAGGGCAACCCGATGCCGGAGCCCTTGACCGCTGGCGGCAGGGCTTGATCCTCGATGGCCGCATCACCCGTCCCGCCCATGTGCGTTCGCTGCGATGTCGAGCCGGCAACGCTCTGCTGGAGGTGGAACTGCAGGAGGGCCGCAACCGCCAGATCAGGAGGATCGCCGACGATTTAGGCCATCCGGTGCTCGACCTGCAGCGGGTTGCCATCGCCGGATTGGCTCTCGGAGATCTGAAGGAAGGCGGCTGGCGGCTGCTTCAGAGGGGAGAATGGACACCGTTGCTTGACGGGGACGCGCCCCCGCGTTCCGGCCCATGCGCCTGA
- a CDS encoding glycoside hydrolase family 10 protein: MGVWLTNSPSDLYYDKTRIRDAIAELRQAGFTRVVPNVWSRGTTFHTSDFAPVEPPLASVGVELDPICTIAEEGRRNGIQVMPWFEYGLMEPADSDVVRRNPEWVLARADGQTWMTMHGSHRMAWLNPAHPQVRRRFIGLVVETLKRCPMHGLQLDDHFAWPVEFGYDAYTAALYEKSTGAPPPQDHTNRRWMTWRRHQLTGLLRELRSSLDAADLPTRISLSPGPFRQAYNLWLQDWELWAMGELIDELVVQNYAYSVKGFARDLDQPALRKAREWRIPTQIGILAGFGKRTTLMSDLQQKVRLSRERGLGVIFFYWEGLWGVHVPERIRTERYRAFQKLGTGD; the protein is encoded by the coding sequence ATGGGGGTCTGGCTGACCAACAGCCCCAGCGACCTCTACTACGACAAAACGCGGATCCGCGACGCCATCGCCGAACTGAGGCAGGCCGGCTTCACCCGGGTGGTTCCCAACGTCTGGAGTCGGGGAACCACGTTTCACACCAGTGACTTCGCACCGGTGGAGCCACCGCTGGCGTCCGTGGGTGTTGAGCTCGATCCGATCTGCACGATCGCCGAGGAAGGGCGCAGGAACGGGATCCAGGTGATGCCCTGGTTCGAGTACGGGCTGATGGAGCCGGCCGATTCCGATGTGGTGCGGCGGAATCCGGAGTGGGTGCTGGCGCGGGCTGATGGGCAGACCTGGATGACCATGCACGGCAGTCATCGCATGGCCTGGCTGAATCCGGCCCATCCGCAGGTGCGTCGCCGCTTCATCGGACTTGTGGTGGAGACCCTGAAGCGCTGTCCGATGCACGGGCTTCAGCTCGACGATCACTTCGCCTGGCCAGTGGAATTCGGCTACGACGCTTACACAGCCGCGCTTTATGAAAAAAGCACGGGTGCTCCGCCTCCGCAGGATCACACCAATCGTCGCTGGATGACCTGGCGTCGTCATCAGCTCACCGGTCTTCTGCGGGAGCTGCGCAGCAGTCTGGATGCAGCGGATCTGCCCACACGCATCAGCCTGTCGCCAGGCCCTTTTCGCCAGGCTTACAACCTCTGGCTGCAGGACTGGGAGCTCTGGGCCATGGGTGAGCTGATCGATGAATTGGTCGTTCAGAACTATGCGTACTCCGTGAAGGGTTTTGCCCGAGATCTCGATCAGCCAGCCCTGCGCAAGGCGCGTGAGTGGAGGATTCCCACACAGATCGGAATTCTCGCCGGCTTCGGAAAGCGCACGACGCTGATGTCGGATCTGCAGCAGAAAGTGCGGTTGTCGCGTGAGCGCGGCCTTGGTGTGATCTTCTTCTACTGGGAGGGATTGTGGGGAGTTCATGTGCCGGAACGGATCCGGACCGAGCGCTACAGGGCTTTTCAGAAACTCGGCACAGGAGACTGA